CTTTCCACCGCGTTCCCTCCCTGCGCCGTCTCGACCTGGGCGAACTACGGAAGTTGGACTACATCTCTGAGGCTGCCTTCGAGGGCCTGTTCAACTTGCGTTTCCTGAACCTGGGCATGTGCGGTCTGAAGGAAATACCCAACCTCACACCCTTGGTCCGACTGGAGGAGCTAGAGCTGTCTGGCAACCAGCTGGGGAATGTCCGGCCCGGCTCGTTCCAAGGCCTGGTGTCGCTGCGCAAACTGTGGCTCATGCACTCCAAGGTGACTGTCATTGAGCGCAATGCCTTCGACGACCTGAAGAACCTGGAGGAACTCAACCTGTCCCACAACACCTTGCACTCGCTGCCCCACGATCTCTTCACCCCGCTGCACCAGTTGGAGCGGGTGCACCTCAACCACAACCCCTGGGTGTGCAACTGTGATGTCCTGTGGCTCAGCTGGTGGCTGAAGGAGACGGTGCCCAGTAACACCACATGCTGTGCCCGCTGCCACGCGCCCCCAGGCCTGAAGGGCCGGTACATTGGTGAGCTGGACCAGAGCCACTTCACATGCTACGCTCCTGTCATTGTAGAGCCACCCACTGACCTCAATGTCACAGAGGGCATGGCTGCCGAGCTGAAATGTCGCACTGGCACCTCCATGACGTCTGTCAACTGGCtcaccccaaatggcaccctcatGACGCATGGGTCGTACCGTGTCAGGATCTCAGTCCTTCACGACGGAACCCTGAATTTCACCAATGTGACTGTGCAGGACACGGGCCAATACACCTGCATGGTGACCAACTCCGCTGGCAACACTACGGCAACCGCAGTGCTCAACGTGTCTACCTCAGACTCCAGCAACCCTTTCAGCTACTTCACCACCGTCACTGTGGAAACCGTGGAAACTAACAATGGGGAGGATTCCGCTGCAAGGCAGTACATCAACGAAACCTACGTACCGCCAGATTACCTGGGTCCCACTGTTTCAGGAGGGGTACTGGGTAAAGGCAGGGCTGGATTCACCATATCTCCATCtcgctcatctctctcctctctgtccccgcGAGCCACCAGAGCCACTGAAAAGGCAGTCACAGTGTCGATAATGGAGGTCACGAACATCCCTGGCCTGGACGACGTGATGAAGACCACCAAGATCATCATTGGCTGCTTCGTGGCCATCACCTTCATGGCGGCCGTGATGCTGGTGGTCTTCTACAAGCTGAGGAAGCAGCACCAGCTGCACAAGCACCATGGCCCCACCCGCGCCATCGAGATCATCAACGTGGAGGATGAGATGGGTGCCGGGGCCGGGAGCGGCATCTCAGGGGGATCGACCATGCAATCCGGGTGCGGAGGAGACGGAACCTTGAGAATGCATCACCCAGAAATAGTCAACCTTCCCAACATCGGGCGATCAGAGCATCTTAACCATTACTACAAGGCCAATCATTTCAACAACAACGTTATGGGTCTGAGCATTGGGACAGGGGCAGGCATCAGTACTCTAAGCAACAAGAACAACCCGTCCCCACTGAACCAGCAAGGCCAGGATATCCCCATCTCCTGTACACAGGTTCCAATCTCCTCAGCCACTTTCCAGACCATGTCCGGAAATGGCGCCAACACCAACCCTCTTTCCGTTTCCCCACCTCTGCCGATGTCCCTCCCCATGTCCCCCATGGGATTACACGGATCGATCAAGGGTTTCATGGGCCAGAACCAGAATCCACAAATGGAGCCTCTTTTGTTCAAGGGAAACTCAAAGGAAAACGTTCAAGAGACTCAAATCTGAAGAaaaaaagagtgaggagagagagagagtgcaagggaagacagagaggggattgATGGCCTCTTTACGTGCCGAACGATTAAACACTACAGTGCATTGACATTACACCAGGAGAGGGGATAGACTGACACTGCAATACACAAACACATAGACTGGTCAGTGACAGTGTACTGAGCCAAGGATTACCACAATGGGATACTTGTGTTTGTAGTAACGATCACGGCAATGGAGTTCAAAAACGAACATCGCTACAATGTAAATCTGTGCCAAAGCAAATGTTTCTTGCCGTTTCTACGAGTTGTATTCACATAGAAGACAACGCCTTTCCAAGTACTGTAGCTCAATCCCCCACGTTGTGGTTGGCTAGTAAGTCGAGACTTATGTCACGCACAGCACTTGACCACATTGACGTTTGGAGACATTGCAGGAAAAAAAAAATGCTCGAGACATTGCTCTTTCACAGAAAATACTTGTGCAAGATACTCTCTCGCATGAACTCAATAACTCCCCTTGAGGCTGTAGGTAGGCAGAAATGGATGGACACaaggtacatacagtacagtacagtacaaactACTGTGAAAGTCACACAGATAcataaatatattttcatttgaatATGTTACATTGCAGACTCTAACGCAGAGATATTTTGGAGGATGTACGAGCTGTAGTCGTTTGTTTTGTGAGTGATCCGGGGCGGTGATTGTGAAGGTTGAATATAACGATACATATGTTTTGAGTTTGGCTACTCCTCGAATACATAAGGGCTCAATTGCAACACTCATTGTCAATCTATGAATTTGGCTGCCATGAGTACTGAAGAATGGCTGGAGAGTTCCCCCAGTTTTCTGTTTGGCGAGGGTtttttctctccctgtgtttcacTCGCTCAACCGTGACGATAACTGGACACTtctgttcttgtttgtttttgagaATATATTCCATATGTTCCAGCAGGCTACTTGATTATTCAAATGAGAGCTCCAGATGCCAGCATATAAGTGTACCATCAGCAAATTTAGGTGAAATAACAAAACACATCAACAGTGAGCTAATACCTTGCAAAGACTTGTATGGGAAATGTTGACAAAGTGTAACTCGATCAGTAGCAAGAGATGTGCTATAAGTGGTGAATTTGATATGAACTCCTTTCTCATGGTGACCATTTTGATGCCACATAACGCTGTCATAAGGGTGATTAAATGCCTGTCTTTGCAATGGCATTCAGTGGGTGGATTCGACCACATTCTTTGGTTTAGTGGAACAGAAATGTACGATAATAGTATTTGGTTGTATGACAATTGTACGAACCAACTTTTTACGGTGTACCTTTCATGTGTTCATACCATTTTAAAGCTTTGCGCATTTGAACTATGTCTTCAATGATTTTTGTTTAGTTTGATATAATGTGTACAGTTGTCTAGCCATGTATCattcacatgaaataaataaatcatatatCGAGGTCTGGGCGGTCAATGGAAACCAACTGAAAACATGCGGTAGTTCTAAAAAGTGATTAGTAGGCTATATATTTCAATCTAGGTTGAACCTATATGGTATACGATACACCCATTAGTCATCTTGGTAATCGTATTATGATGTCTGTTCTTTTAATATCTCAAGACCGGCTTTTAGTCATTCTTATGAGGGAGTTACATTGGCATTAAAAGGCTGCTTTAAAATGACACAGGATCCAGTTTGTCTCCTTAACCCCAAGAAAGTGATGTGAGTCAACGCGGGAAACGGGTATAAAAATGGTTGTTGCAAACTGAACACGCCAACTCCATTCACGTGAAAGACGACTTGAGATTTGACGTGTGGTGGTAACGCTACCCGCATAAGTCTTTGTGTAATATGGAGGTGATCTTGCACCAACATGCTGCTCTGTGTAATTTGCAAACCACTCAACAATCGCTATTGCTGCACCCCTCTCTCCTCGCGGTGCTGCATACATTTTCAGTGCTTGAGTGGGTGGGGAAGGCTGGTTCTTCTGATCTCGTTGTTATGCTCCCGTAAGGAGTGCatcgttttttttttctctctccaggaAATAATGATTCTGATAATGATCAAAAACAACCacgataataataatatgatcaATTCTGATCTGTGACGATTTGTGACGATATCTCTCGTACATTTACACCTGGATTTAAGTTAGTTTGATCAGCATTAAGGTATGAAAGGAACATGCCGAACATACCAATAACGGGGCAGAATGACTTGTCGGTGCAATTTTGTCAGCTCTCAATGTCGCTCAGTTTATGTGCTGCCTGTAGTCTTTCTGAGATGAGACAGGCAAAACGACCGACCAACCAAGGAACTATTAGGGAGTTGTAAAAGCAAGGTTTTCCCTGATGTTTTACACACATTTTCAGTAATTATGGCACTCCTCCTCAAAATGAGTGAAGTAGGATGCTGTTATAGTATTTTAGTCATGTGGCCCGGCAGAGAGTTCAACTGTTTCCCCATTGAGACGTTACTAGAATATAAATGAAGACTAAAAACTCCAGCATATGGCTGCACTGTTGATGACAGTTGATGTGCTACATTTTGGTAACTGTGCTGTCAGATTTCAAAGAGCATATTAAGTACCTCCTGAATATGCTAGTAGAACAAGAAAGTCCTTTCTTGGAATTATAATATTTGGCCATGTTTGATGATCAATATCAATATTGTAGCATCACTGTTGTTAAGATTGTACCATTGGAGAAACACATCTATTATTTAAGCCATATTACTATTAacgttattatgttattattgttattattattagaattATCATAATTATCTGCCACCCTGTTATACCCTGAAGATAGTGGTGTAGTGTTTTTGATGGCGGGATGACAAAACAGGAAGTATTATACAGTTACTACTAAGTCATGCCCCGGGTAACAACATCAGAAGAGAACACCTGAACTTTGACAACTATGTCTTCTTCACTCTACTGCACAGAAGAAGAAGATGATGGCCTCTTGCAACAGATGGAATACTGAGTGTGTCGTTTGTCCCACCTCTTGTTACAGCTGGATGCTATACAGCCCAGATGCCATTTCATTTGGTGTTTGGAGCAAAAATTGGATATCTTACACAGAATGTGGATTACTATTACTTCTGCCACAAAATTGTGAGAAAATAATGGAATACTGTATTCTAAACCACAAACTGACCTTTTGGTACAAGATTCCATTTGATAAACAGAACAAGAAACTGAACTAGGTTGTTGTTTGGAAAGCTTTTTAATGATGTGAAATACATGAAGTGAAGCTATAGAAAACATATAGATTTCCTTAAATGCAAAATAATAAAAGTGTCATTTTTGTGTTCAGTTGTTGACATTTTTTTCCACATGTTGGTTGTATCTAAAGTGTAATATTATTAATATGGTCATTATCAATGTACTGCCATCTGTAAAAATCATAAACCCAGGGATACAAAATGGCAGAGTAGAAGGTTTGAAACACTGTACTATTTTTCTATAACTTTGGCCAAATCAACACATATGGTACTTACACTTCTATGATTGTCATACAATGACTGAGAGGTATTGAACGTTGCTGTCAGTTTGGCTTAACTTTCTGCTAGCTGTAAATCATACTTCACATACAGAACTACTCAACACACAGTTCCAattcagttgttgttgttgttttcccaTCTTGAGCACCGTGTACTACAGAATTTTTAACATTTAAGCCGGGGTTACATGATGATACATTAAGTTATGGCGTGGGATTTGATCAAACAAAAATGAAATGAATTCTGAAAAATACAAATTATTCTGTGTGTTTTGTCATTTTTCTTTTTCATTTTTGAGAAGAAAATGGAGTTAGCATTTCATTGACCACTAGCACGGTGCCGGTCCttctgtaactcagttggtagagcatggcgcttgtaacgccagggtagtgggttcgatccccgggaccacccatacgtagaatgtatgcacacatgactgtaagtcgctttggataaaagcgtctgctaaatggcatatattatattattatatattaggtcAGAGACACATCCATGGAAGTTTTAGCAGGGGTTTATATCAGAGTCACTTGGAGTTGATATCATTGTCGCTTGGAGTAagtgtcctaatatggacaccgtagaCAGGTGTGAGTCACTGCTGTGGACTTGTTTGAATCTTACACTGCAGTACGGCTTAATGACATTGGGCTATGAAAGTACACTCTTAATCAATGCATGAGTGGAAGTCATTGCAAGTTTGTTTAACCACACATGAGTAGGTGCTCttttgttgttgtgatgttgCTAGTTTGCTAGCATGTTGAGGTGTACAGCAAGTACCAAGGTGATAATACTTGAGGTGACCTGACATACTGTCTTCATAATATTTACATAGGAGTGACAAAAAGGCTTACAATCTGTCAGGGTGCACAATACACAGTAAAGATATTTATCTTTAAAGTATTTGACAAAAAATGACGTTAGATGGATTTTACCCTTGGTTCATCTAGATCAGGTATTTCCAAACTGGGTTGCCAGGGATACacgcaatgccgtcgggggtatgccaaataaaaatgttattcacattttttttttattataataatttcttaacattttcaaacagtacatttatattttcaaacggggctatacatttgggtgaggttttgtTTCTCGCCTGAGTATCCTCGTTTCACTAGCAAAAatcaaattaaaccatctagtgttcagcgaaataacaacacaatgtcaaacaCAAGTAGCCTcgtcaaataatgaacatccaatcacattaaccgttactctcttgcAGGAAACCttgtgcagacatttagaaacaaaacatgacaatttgaaaaataatcCACAGGAGTGTTATGGTGAGCCACCGAGTgtctaggacaggcaagccccatactattgtggaagACTTAATTTAtcctgctgccgcggatatggctgggacaatgctgggggaaaaggcccgaaaaaactatacagacaatgccttcatcaaacaacactgtttcacgacgcatctgtgacatggcaggagatgttttgaaacaattactgattcgcatacaagccagtgaattatatgcattacagctggatgagtcaacagccgtggcgggcctggcacagctcctggtatatgtctgttacgtttATGGGAGTGTCAATTAAGGAAGagatcctcttctgcaaaccactggaaaccaggacaacatgagaggatatttataaagtactggacagctttgtgacatcaaatggactttggtggtcaagatgtgttggtatctgtactgatggggCAAAGCCacgacagggagacatagtggagtggtaacgcgcgtgcaagcagttgctcccgacgccacttgggtacactacagcatccaccgagaggctcttgctgccatgggaatgcctgacagcttgaaatatgTTTTGGGCACTTCAGTGAAAATGAAGTTGTTAAAGCAAgacccctgaactctcgtgtattttctgcattatgcaatgatatgggcagcgaccatgtaacgcttttacaacatacagaagcgTGCTGGTTATCAagaggcaaagtattgacacatttttaaaaaattgagagacgagcttaaagttttctttactaaccataattttcacttgtcggaccgcttgcatgatgacgagtttctcacatgactggcctatATGGGTTACGTTTTTCACCTGAATGATTTGAATCTacgattacagggactctccacaactatattcaatgtacgggacaaaattgaggctatgattaagaagttggagctcttctctgtctgcattaacatggacaacacacaggtctttccatcattgtatgatttttttgtgtgcaaattaactcaagcttacggacaatgtcaaatgtgatatagcgaagcacctgagtgagttgggtgcgcaattacgcaggtactttcccgaaacggacaaCACAAACacctggattcgttatccctttcatgccctgcctccagtccacttacggatatctgaacaagagagcctcatctaaattgcaacaagcggttctgtgaaaatgtcatttaatcagaagccactgacagatttttggatagggctgcgctcagagtttctTACCttgtgctgttaagacactgatgccctttgcaaccacgtacctatgtgaagagtggattctcggccctcactagcatgaaaactaaatacaggcacagactgtgtgtggaaaaggatttaagactgagactctctctaaTACAACCCAACACTGCAGAGTTATGTCCATCCTTTCtaacacacccttctcattaacctgtggtgagttattcaccatgTTTGATGAACAAACAAGGAGTTATTTGTAAGAtgtctaaataaagagcaaaatgattgatttttattattatattatttgtgccctggtcctataagagctcttttatcacttcccatgagccaggttgtgacaaaaactcacactcaggGGGTACGCAGccggaggttgaatgtttgaaggggtacgggactaaaaaaaaggtttgggaaccactgatagATTAACTTCTTGATTTGACACACTGTTAGAACACAGGGCATGTTTTATTTCGTGGTCAGGATAGAGTAACTGCCTGTGTTTTGCACCCAATTGGTTACAGAGTAATGGTTGAGAACAGTTAGCGAGATCTGGTTCATCATACAAAGGTAAACGTAACTTCCCATAACCGTGGGAACTGGAATCATAGTGTGTTCCTCTTATTTGTCCCGGTTTCATACGGTTTATGGCATATTGATTACAACCAATATAAAGAAATGTGGATTGACAAATACGAAACTGATGATCCATTTTGCGTTTGGAATTTGCAACATTTGTCTGATTTTATGTGACATGTTTAACGAAGACTACTGTACATTTATGGGACACGATTCAATTCTCTGGGGCATGTTCTTTGGGGCATGTTTATATGTGGTTGTCCTCCTGCAGCCCCTGGAGATCCCCCCCCATTGGTCCCTGGAGATCCCCCATTGGTCCCCCATTGGTCCCTGGAGATCCCCCATTGGTCCCTGGAGATCCCCCATTGGTCCTTGGAGATCCCCCATTGGTCCCTGGAGATCCCCCATTGGTCCCCCATTGGTCCCTGGAGACTGTCTGTACATCTGTTTAAAAAAACTTCCTGCTGGAACAAGCATCACACTGCAGTACAGACATTGATTGGACAATAAAGAGATGGGTTGTTACCAATTGGTGAATTGTAACAGAAAAACGGAGTTACATTTGTAGctgccatttttttttttttggaatgGTGTTTATTAATACATTGAAGGAGATAACCTCGAGCTGTGATGAGGCTTGAAAGCAGTTGCACTCAAAACACCTTGAGGTGAAATTTTGAGTAGGTAAATCGTAACCTGTGTTGCCAAACACACAGAATGAGCTGAAAGGAAATAAATGTGGGTTAacgaaaaaaaacaacaacatctactTAACATCTATCACTCGCGCCTTAAGTAGGCTTTTGTGTCGACAGAACAGGCAGATTTAGGTAACGCATCAATCGTAAATATTCTTAAGAGGCCTGGAAGAGAGAAGCGGAATGCATCGTACGCTGCGGCGGGAAACAAATTGAACACGCATCCACACTAAAAGACGGAAGATGTAATGCTGGGAATGCAAATGTGATTAGAGGAGCGTGTGATCATAACGCGGACATATGTGGCAGTGCAAGGTGATCTTGTGAAAATACCCTTCTCATCGCTCACAGCAAGGCACAACCATTTGTACTGGGggaacgtttaaaaaaaataattttacATTACGTTTTTGCCTCTTCTAATTGTGACCTGACTAATTGAAATGAAAGGGGGACAAATTGTTTTTGTTGATGGAAGCGACTTTCCTCCCCATCGATGTCCCCTTTATCTgtattccccccccccaaaaaaaatatctATCCTCTCCCTGAGCCTCCCTGAGCCTGCTCTCTTGCCCTGTTGTTCTCTTTCTGTGCTATCGTTCCCTTCAAATTCAATAGCCTCCCAGCAGTGATTCTCAAGGGGATTCCCTTTTCACTCCCCTGGCCAACAAACAGACGGCACATATACTACAGTGTCGGTCGGGAGACTGACACTACATGAACTCCACTATGGAGCAGAGGTGTCACAGTGCGTAGGCAGCGACAGTAGCGCCTTTGCTCTAGAACCATGgacatttttttgtgtttttttttgctgtAGGGAGGTAACGTACTTCTGAGCATGCCTACAGTACATGCATACAAGAGCAGTTTAGGGTCGCTATATTCAAGTGTGGATGTAGCACCAATGGCTAGATACTGGCTGTGGATTATGTGATCTGTTAGGGAATTGAGTGGATATGCTCTGCCTTTCAATGCCACTCAAAGCCTGGGACTCGGCAACATTTCCCAGCTACATCAACATGTGAGAGAAAGCCTAAGGAACAGAATGCATTCGACTGAATAGGAGTTAGTGTGTGTATTAGGGATATATTGGTACTAAATGCAAAATTTTTTGAGATAGTGATCTTTATATGTAAATAGAGACAAATTGCTACTTCAGCATACTATTATTTTGTATTTGCATTTTATTCCGGATCCCCATTAGATGAGAACCGAATGCTCTCGAATGTCTCAGTGCCTGACACAATGTATGGTATGTGGAAATGTACAGATGTAAATCATATCTTTTTCAGGAAAATGTGATTATTATTCTGGACAGTGTGTATGTATACCAGCTCAAAGAGCTATGGAAGATGCTATCCGCGTTCTATTTTAGTCATTCTCTTAACCCATTTCTCCACTTCCACTTTCCTAACACACTCCTCCCCCAGGGCAGTTTCATTACCTCATTTGATGCCTCTCCGGGGGAGACAGTGCTCAACCCAGCAAGCTATGTCACCTGAAATAACTGCATATTTGTAATTCTACTCTGGAAAAAAAACACACCTTTTTTTAACCTATTGGTTTCATTTGGATCAGTTCTTTCCCCTGTCGTTTAATGCAACAAAGGTGGAAGTGGGTGGGAGATGGGGGAGTAGGTTGATAGAGTTTATCTGGAGCCTGTGCCAACTTTTTTTTAATGATGATCCAATTGGT
The sequence above is drawn from the Oncorhynchus gorbuscha isolate QuinsamMale2020 ecotype Even-year linkage group LG11, OgorEven_v1.0, whole genome shotgun sequence genome and encodes:
- the lrrc4bb gene encoding leucine-rich repeat-containing protein 4B, translated to MRVVMVTSPSTPSPLLWLVQILLWLHHHGPQVTEAAPPCPNPCSCSNQASRVICTRKSLVEVPDSISVNTRYLNLQENTIEVIKSDTFKHLRHLEILQLSKNHIRQIEVGAFNGLPNLNTLELFDNRLTLVPSQAFEYLSKLRELWLRNNPIETLPAYAFHRVPSLRRLDLGELRKLDYISEAAFEGLFNLRFLNLGMCGLKEIPNLTPLVRLEELELSGNQLGNVRPGSFQGLVSLRKLWLMHSKVTVIERNAFDDLKNLEELNLSHNTLHSLPHDLFTPLHQLERVHLNHNPWVCNCDVLWLSWWLKETVPSNTTCCARCHAPPGLKGRYIGELDQSHFTCYAPVIVEPPTDLNVTEGMAAELKCRTGTSMTSVNWLTPNGTLMTHGSYRVRISVLHDGTLNFTNVTVQDTGQYTCMVTNSAGNTTATAVLNVSTSDSSNPFSYFTTVTVETVETNNGEDSAARQYINETYVPPDYLGPTVSGGVLGKGRAGFTISPSRSSLSSLSPRATRATEKAVTVSIMEVTNIPGLDDVMKTTKIIIGCFVAITFMAAVMLVVFYKLRKQHQLHKHHGPTRAIEIINVEDEMGAGAGSGISGGSTMQSGCGGDGTLRMHHPEIVNLPNIGRSEHLNHYYKANHFNNNVMGLSIGTGAGISTLSNKNNPSPLNQQGQDIPISCTQVPISSATFQTMSGNGANTNPLSVSPPLPMSLPMSPMGLHGSIKGFMGQNQNPQMEPLLFKGNSKENVQETQI